Proteins from a single region of Candidatus Dormiibacterota bacterium:
- a CDS encoding TolC family protein yields MKHLRSWFSSIAALALVLAWVLAPWRAGAQSLAPVEAPTPVPTPVVATTPLPYPAYGTPAPDISRQQPTANVPASVSLAQAVAIAVMGSPTFASERAQYRAIAAKYSSEKQAILPNISGSASVTRSYGGSRTTQSGSGSTTSIGGNVTTINGQLQLQQLIFDGGRVIAAIRTAKESDIAGRDTLVRQLQTLDYTVAQAYFGVLQANATVDADASLVRQFETQEGAVRQQIRLGAAARSDLAAAQFQTAQARGALITAQGAAIGAQATFATDLGLNADALVDPQPLAGAGGGPKVLTYAQALNEALALRPDFLSAEHTVESAQQNVRYAKLGRFPSITANASTGYSELLPTATPKLIAGQSLGATLTIPIFDQGLTNYNVAIAQSQLDQATAGLLGSRLTVESDVRGALANLISARASLLQAQAELQSAQVNQQATQAKYKVGAATITDIVTAEANLATAQRDDITGIYNERLAEQRYTYAMGTGDLTLP; encoded by the coding sequence ATGAAGCACTTGCGTTCCTGGTTCTCTTCCATCGCTGCGCTGGCGCTCGTGTTGGCTTGGGTTCTCGCACCGTGGCGCGCAGGCGCGCAATCGCTCGCACCGGTCGAGGCTCCCACGCCGGTGCCGACGCCCGTTGTGGCGACCACGCCGTTGCCCTACCCCGCGTACGGAACCCCGGCGCCGGACATCTCACGCCAGCAACCCACGGCGAACGTTCCCGCGAGCGTTTCGCTCGCGCAGGCGGTGGCCATAGCGGTGATGGGCTCTCCGACGTTCGCTTCCGAGCGCGCGCAGTATCGCGCGATCGCCGCAAAATACAGTTCGGAGAAGCAAGCGATACTCCCGAATATCAGCGGTAGCGCTAGCGTCACGCGCTCATACGGCGGTTCGCGGACAACCCAGAGCGGCAGCGGCAGTACGACCTCGATCGGAGGTAACGTCACGACCATCAACGGGCAGTTGCAGCTTCAACAACTGATCTTCGACGGCGGTCGCGTGATTGCGGCAATTCGCACCGCAAAAGAGAGCGACATCGCCGGGCGCGATACGCTGGTGCGCCAATTACAGACGCTCGACTATACGGTCGCGCAGGCATACTTCGGCGTGCTGCAAGCCAATGCTACCGTCGACGCGGACGCATCGCTCGTACGACAGTTCGAAACGCAAGAGGGCGCCGTGCGTCAGCAAATCCGGCTCGGCGCCGCCGCCCGGTCGGATTTGGCGGCCGCGCAATTTCAAACGGCACAGGCCCGCGGTGCGCTCATTACGGCGCAGGGCGCGGCCATCGGCGCGCAAGCCACGTTCGCTACCGATCTCGGGCTGAACGCGGACGCCCTGGTCGACCCGCAACCGCTCGCCGGCGCCGGCGGCGGCCCGAAGGTGCTCACGTACGCGCAAGCGCTCAATGAGGCGCTGGCGCTGCGACCGGACTTCCTCTCGGCCGAACATACGGTCGAATCGGCGCAGCAGAACGTACGCTACGCGAAGCTCGGACGGTTTCCGTCGATTACCGCCAACGCGAGCACCGGCTACTCCGAATTGCTGCCCACGGCAACGCCGAAGCTGATCGCGGGGCAGAGCCTGGGCGCCACGCTCACGATTCCGATCTTCGATCAAGGGCTGACCAATTACAACGTCGCCATAGCGCAATCGCAACTCGACCAGGCGACGGCGGGATTGCTGGGGTCGCGCCTGACCGTTGAATCCGACGTGCGCGGCGCGCTGGCGAACCTCATTTCGGCTCGCGCATCGTTGCTCCAGGCGCAAGCCGAATTGCAGAGCGCCCAGGTCAACCAACAGGCGACGCAAGCCAAGTACAAAGTCGGCGCCGCGACGATTACCGACATCGTCACCGCCGAAGCAAATCTTGCGACGGCCCAGCGCGACGACATTACCGGCATCTATAACGAGCGTTTGGCGGAGCAGCGCTATACGTACGCGATGGGTACGGGCGACCTGACGCTCCCATAA
- a CDS encoding Lrp/AsnC family transcriptional regulator, whose amino-acid sequence MPLDHPTVPTSVSDPINAAILAVSEDRLAGFQEDPFGEIASQSGVPVETVLERVVAMLQAGTIRRVRQTLMSTNLARGALVAWQVPADRLDAAFEYMFNDDPFSGHVVIRSTDSATPGSNYRLWTTLKVPQGYSIRKHAEFLAREVGAEAFRLMPAKFVFALGVGHVRRRGLEPGARAETMAEPMNTAIVELSELEWRVLTALKREFAPDEIVRDVWRGRAAEANVAFDEFMRVGRDLNARRVVGRFSTFLEHVKPDANNERVTRYNALFHWAVPAGREMEAGREVGRHYVITHAYWREGGPEFRHVNVMAVAHGMEKERVLANKAAIDEHLREAGIDFTYTNVFWGGRSEIKPSEIAPSAYRAFCERHGIDPNTMLAEPGEEGGAV is encoded by the coding sequence ATGCCTCTCGACCACCCAACCGTCCCAACCTCGGTCTCGGACCCGATCAATGCCGCTATTTTGGCCGTCTCTGAAGACCGGCTCGCCGGTTTTCAAGAGGATCCCTTCGGGGAGATTGCCTCGCAGAGCGGGGTGCCGGTTGAAACGGTGCTCGAACGCGTCGTCGCGATGCTGCAAGCCGGCACGATCCGCCGCGTACGCCAAACGCTCATGTCGACGAACCTGGCCCGCGGCGCGCTGGTCGCGTGGCAGGTGCCGGCCGATCGGCTCGACGCGGCCTTCGAGTACATGTTCAACGACGACCCGTTTTCGGGACACGTCGTCATTCGATCGACCGATAGCGCGACGCCGGGGAGTAATTATCGTCTCTGGACGACGCTGAAAGTACCGCAAGGGTACTCCATTCGCAAACATGCGGAGTTTCTCGCGCGCGAAGTCGGGGCCGAAGCCTTTAGGTTGATGCCGGCCAAGTTTGTTTTTGCGCTGGGTGTCGGGCACGTGCGCCGTCGCGGGCTCGAGCCGGGCGCCCGGGCCGAGACGATGGCCGAGCCGATGAACACCGCGATCGTAGAGCTCTCGGAATTGGAATGGCGGGTGCTTACCGCGCTCAAACGCGAGTTCGCGCCGGACGAAATCGTGCGCGACGTGTGGCGCGGGCGCGCCGCCGAAGCGAACGTGGCGTTCGACGAATTTATGCGGGTCGGCCGTGATTTGAACGCGCGTCGCGTCGTCGGGCGCTTTTCGACGTTCCTCGAACACGTCAAGCCCGATGCGAACAACGAGCGCGTGACGCGATACAACGCGCTGTTCCACTGGGCCGTGCCGGCCGGTCGCGAGATGGAGGCGGGCCGCGAGGTCGGCCGGCATTACGTGATCACGCACGCCTACTGGCGCGAGGGCGGACCGGAGTTTCGCCACGTCAACGTGATGGCCGTGGCTCACGGGATGGAGAAGGAACGCGTGTTGGCCAACAAGGCCGCCATCGACGAACACCTTCGCGAAGCCGGAATCGACTTCACGTACACCAACGTTTTCTGGGGCGGCCGCAGCGAGATCAAGCCGTCCGAAATCGCGCCGAGTGCCTACCGGGCGTTCTGCGAACGGCATGGGATCGATCCAAACACGATGCTCGCCGAACCAGGCGAAGAAGGAGGCGCGGTATGA
- a CDS encoding ABC transporter substrate-binding protein — MRAFYRSAFASAIAVAALCACAKVSTGGGASSANTWTQPGVLRFAENQDPKTLVSELGSSSVTGDLSMFIFSYAVRYNDKGQPVPDALSEVPTVANGDVSKDGLTLKYKLRHNIKWQDGVPLTCKDLVFTWQVIMNPHNNVNTTDGFKDIKSIDCVNPYEAVIHMKKLYAPFLEQLWGVNGNAPILPEHILAKVNDAKGSFNTSSFNSMPIGSGPFKVVEWERGSKIRLEA; from the coding sequence ATGAGAGCGTTCTATCGAAGCGCGTTCGCGAGTGCGATCGCGGTAGCCGCGCTGTGCGCGTGCGCGAAGGTTTCCACCGGCGGCGGGGCCTCCAGCGCAAATACGTGGACGCAGCCGGGCGTGCTGCGGTTTGCCGAGAATCAGGATCCCAAGACGCTGGTCTCCGAACTCGGCTCTTCCTCGGTCACCGGCGATCTCTCCATGTTCATCTTCTCGTACGCGGTGCGCTACAACGATAAGGGGCAGCCCGTCCCGGACGCGTTGAGCGAAGTCCCGACGGTCGCTAACGGCGACGTTAGTAAAGACGGCCTAACGCTCAAGTATAAATTGCGCCACAATATCAAGTGGCAAGACGGCGTGCCGCTCACGTGCAAGGATCTGGTGTTCACGTGGCAAGTCATCATGAATCCCCACAACAACGTCAACACGACCGACGGCTTCAAGGATATCAAGAGCATCGACTGCGTCAATCCGTACGAAGCGGTTATCCATATGAAGAAGCTCTATGCGCCGTTCTTGGAGCAGCTTTGGGGCGTCAACGGCAACGCGCCGATTCTTCCCGAGCATATTCTCGCCAAGGTCAACGACGCCAAAGGCTCGTTCAATACGTCGTCGTTCAACTCGATGCCGATCGGCAGCGGACCGTTCAAGGTGGTGGAGTGGGAGCGCGGCTCCAAGATTCGGCTCGAAGCGAA